The Blautia hydrogenotrophica DSM 10507 genome window below encodes:
- the leuB gene encoding 3-isopropylmalate dehydrogenase, with product MEYRLGLIYGDGIGPEIVREAKKILDKVCEKYHHTFHYEELLLGGASIDVCGVPLTEETIERAKAADAVLMGSIGGDAATSPWYKLEPSKRPEAGLLGIRKALNLFANLRPAYLYQELRAACPLRSDIIGDGFDMMIMRELTGGLYFGERKTVEENGIRRAIDTLTYDENEIRRIARRGFDIARKRRKKVTSVDKANVLDSSRLWRSVVEDVAAEYPDVTLEHMLVDNCAMQLVMNPGQFDVILTENMFGDILSDEASMVTGSIGMLSSASLNETKFGLYEPSHGSAPDIAGQDKANPIATILSAAMMLRYSLDLDEEAKAVEDAVKKVLSEGYRTGDIMSEGCTLVGTRQMGDLICSRI from the coding sequence ATGGAATATAGACTGGGATTGATTTACGGCGATGGAATTGGGCCGGAAATTGTTCGGGAAGCGAAGAAAATTCTGGACAAAGTTTGTGAAAAATATCACCATACATTTCACTATGAGGAGCTTTTACTAGGAGGGGCATCCATCGATGTGTGCGGTGTACCTCTGACTGAGGAGACCATCGAGAGAGCGAAAGCCGCCGATGCAGTCTTGATGGGTTCCATCGGAGGTGATGCAGCTACTTCACCCTGGTATAAGCTGGAACCGTCGAAGCGGCCGGAGGCCGGCCTGCTGGGTATCCGCAAAGCTCTGAACCTGTTTGCAAATCTACGGCCAGCGTATCTGTATCAAGAGCTTAGAGCAGCTTGCCCTCTTCGTAGCGATATTATTGGAGACGGATTTGACATGATGATTATGAGGGAGCTGACAGGGGGCCTATATTTCGGAGAGAGAAAGACGGTAGAAGAGAATGGAATCCGCAGAGCGATTGACACCTTGACTTACGATGAGAATGAGATTCGCAGAATTGCAAGACGTGGTTTTGATATTGCCAGAAAACGCCGCAAGAAGGTTACGAGTGTGGACAAGGCAAATGTATTGGATTCTTCCAGACTTTGGAGAAGCGTGGTAGAAGATGTGGCAGCAGAGTACCCAGATGTGACTTTGGAGCATATGCTGGTAGATAACTGTGCGATGCAGCTTGTGATGAATCCTGGTCAGTTCGATGTGATTTTGACAGAGAATATGTTTGGGGACATTTTGTCGGACGAGGCGAGTATGGTAACAGGCTCCATTGGAATGTTGTCGTCGGCAAGCCTCAATGAGACAAAATTTGGTCTGTATGAGCCGAGCCACGGTTCTGCGCCGGACATTGCAGGACAGGATAAAGCCAATCCAATCGCGACGATTTTGTCGGCTGCTATGATGCTGAGGTATTCTCTGGATTTAGACGAGGAGGCTAAGGCTGTGGAAGATGCGGTTAAAAAAGTGTTGTCCGAAGGATACCGAACCGGTGATATTATGTCAGAAGGCTGTACTTTGGTGGGAACTCGTCAAATGGGAGATCTGATTTGTAGCAGAATTTAA